TAGTACGCCAACGAATGGTTTAGATGCTTTACCTTTAAATTTAGGAAGCGTAGCCACACCGTAGTTGATGCCAGACTTCTCAATGTTGCCCCACGCCCAAGGACCGTTGATAGTCATTGCCGTGTTGCCTTTGTTGAATGCCGCTTCAGATACTGAGTAATCCATATCTGCAGAGATCACGCCTTTTTCAATTAGGCTCTTAATGAAGTTCATAGACTCTTTAACGCCTGGTTTGTTGATACCAGCGTCTTTAATGTCGTAACCTTCAGAAGTGTATTTGAATGCGTAACCGCCATCAGCAGCCATTAGTGGCCATGTGAAGTAAGGTTCTTTTAGGTTCCACATAATTGCAGACTTACCGTCTTTTTGAAGTTTAGTATTTAAAGCTTCAACTTCTTCCCATGTTTTTGGTGGGTTAGGCACTAAGTCTTTGTTGTAGATTAGAGATAGAGATTCAACAGCAATTGGGTAACCAATTAGCTTACCGTCAAATTGAACTGCATCCCATGCAAAATCAACAACGCCTTCTTTAATCTCTTTAGAAGGTTTGATTTCTGCAAGTAGACCCGCTTCTGCATAACCACCGAAACGGTCGTGAGCCCAAAAGATAATATCAGGACCATCGCCAGTCGCTGCAACTTGTGGGAAACGAGCTTCAAGACCGTCTGGGTGAGCCACTGTCACTTTAACGCCAGTGTCTGCTTCAAACTGTTTACCTACTTCTGCAAGTCCGTTATAACCTTTATCACCATTAATCCAAATGGTAAGTTGTCCTTCTTCGATGGCAGCATGTGCACCAAAAGAACCTAGAGCGACAAGAGTGCTTAGCGCAACAG
Above is a window of Vibrio cortegadensis DNA encoding:
- the malE gene encoding maltose/maltodextrin ABC transporter substrate-binding protein MalE yields the protein MKKALSTVALSTLVALGSFGAHAAIEEGQLTIWINGDKGYNGLAEVGKQFEADTGVKVTVAHPDGLEARFPQVAATGDGPDIIFWAHDRFGGYAEAGLLAEIKPSKEIKEGVVDFAWDAVQFDGKLIGYPIAVESLSLIYNKDLVPNPPKTWEEVEALNTKLQKDGKSAIMWNLKEPYFTWPLMAADGGYAFKYTSEGYDIKDAGINKPGVKESMNFIKSLIEKGVISADMDYSVSEAAFNKGNTAMTINGPWAWGNIEKSGINYGVATLPKFKGKASKPFVGVLTAGISTASPNQDLAVEFLENYLMTNEGLRKVNNDKPLGAVALNSFQRELDSDARIAATMDNAMNGEIMPNIPQMNAFWGAAKNTIVNVVDGRQTVDAALADAEKQMVK